From a single Rhodococcus qingshengii JCM 15477 genomic region:
- a CDS encoding bifunctional GNAT family N-acetyltransferase/acetate--CoA ligase family protein, with the protein MTEQSDTEAVGGEASGQAPKTDPAHTYPHSWVVDVLASDGGAVALRPIVPEDADKLVEFHGKLSERTRYLRYFGPYPTMSARDVKNFTTVDHHNRVAFVMMLGDEIIAVGRYERLLDVGDGKSAEVAFVVADAHQGRGLGPILLEYLAAAAAENGLTMFVAEVLSENRNMVTVFREAGYQVSRSFDGGVLRLEFAIDPTEALVSVRNSRERAAEARSMGNVLSPRSVAVIGASADPAKVGNAVLTNLLRGGFTGPVYPVNAEHRSVHGVRAYPTVRDIPDDVDLAVVAVPAESINSVLDDCLDKGVKALVVVSSGFSESGPDGRSSERKLVHAARAHGMRLIGPNALGVANNDPAISLNATLAPVLPVAGNVGFFCQSGALGIAILDEAARSRIGLSAFVSAGNRADVSGNDLLQYWDSDQSTEVVLLYLESFGNPRKFSRIARRVARKKPIVAVKSGRHAVPPVLAATGVEIDDSIVRALFEQAGVIQVGSISQLFDCALLFGYQPLPAGPRLAVIGNSTALGVLAADAARSEGLQVSDPVDLGAQASPELFATAVRDALASFDVDAVIAVFVPPVAIPVEPFAKALKDAVAGSDKPILTTFLAAEGVPDVLAVRDEVGNPTRGSVPSYPGPERAALALARAWRYAEWRSKPASKVVRPVGIDSERAQKMVADWLENSPGRWLSDVEAAALLECYGVAVVEFRSVLSEDEAVEAADAVGYPVAVKATGEMWRHRPDLGGVRLDLSGPESVRLAYRDLAAASGEPLLHVQKMATKGIGCVVGVQDDPSFGSLISFGLAGVISDLLGDRAYRVLPLTEDAATELIDAPKAAPLLSGYRNAVPVNKGALVDLVQRISALADDIPEVRELACEPVLASATGAEITDSRVRIGPEPSAIDLGPRRLR; encoded by the coding sequence GTGACTGAACAGTCCGATACCGAAGCTGTCGGCGGCGAGGCGAGCGGCCAGGCGCCGAAGACCGACCCCGCTCACACCTATCCCCATTCCTGGGTAGTCGATGTTCTCGCCTCCGACGGCGGAGCGGTGGCGTTGCGACCCATCGTTCCCGAAGACGCGGACAAGCTCGTCGAATTCCACGGCAAACTCTCCGAGCGCACCCGGTATCTGCGCTACTTCGGCCCGTACCCCACGATGTCGGCGCGCGACGTCAAGAACTTCACGACGGTCGACCACCACAACCGTGTGGCGTTCGTGATGATGCTCGGCGACGAGATCATCGCGGTGGGTCGATACGAGCGACTGCTCGACGTCGGTGACGGAAAGTCTGCCGAGGTCGCCTTCGTCGTCGCCGACGCACACCAGGGGCGCGGCCTCGGCCCGATCCTGCTCGAGTACCTGGCAGCGGCAGCGGCCGAGAACGGTCTGACGATGTTCGTCGCCGAGGTCCTCTCCGAGAACCGCAACATGGTGACGGTGTTCCGTGAGGCGGGGTATCAGGTGAGCCGCTCTTTCGACGGTGGCGTGCTGAGACTCGAATTCGCGATCGACCCGACGGAAGCGCTTGTTTCAGTACGCAATTCGCGTGAGCGGGCAGCTGAGGCCCGCAGCATGGGAAACGTGCTCAGCCCGCGATCGGTGGCGGTGATCGGCGCATCAGCGGACCCGGCCAAAGTGGGTAACGCGGTGTTGACCAACCTGCTGCGCGGCGGATTCACCGGACCGGTCTATCCCGTCAACGCGGAGCATCGTTCGGTACACGGCGTTCGGGCATATCCGACGGTTCGTGACATCCCCGACGACGTCGATCTCGCCGTCGTGGCTGTACCTGCAGAATCGATCAATTCGGTACTCGACGACTGCCTCGACAAGGGCGTCAAAGCGCTGGTGGTCGTCTCGTCGGGCTTCAGTGAGAGTGGTCCGGACGGGCGCTCGTCCGAACGCAAACTGGTCCATGCAGCGCGCGCTCACGGTATGCGCCTCATCGGCCCGAATGCGCTGGGTGTCGCGAACAACGACCCGGCGATTTCGTTGAATGCGACGCTCGCGCCGGTCTTGCCGGTGGCAGGCAACGTCGGCTTCTTCTGTCAGTCCGGCGCGCTCGGTATCGCCATTCTCGACGAAGCCGCGCGCAGCCGAATCGGATTGTCCGCCTTCGTTTCCGCCGGTAACCGTGCGGACGTCTCGGGTAACGACCTTCTGCAGTACTGGGATTCCGACCAGTCCACCGAAGTGGTCCTTCTCTATCTGGAGAGCTTCGGCAACCCACGGAAGTTCTCTCGCATCGCGCGTCGAGTTGCGCGGAAGAAGCCGATCGTCGCAGTGAAGAGCGGTCGGCACGCGGTTCCGCCGGTGCTCGCCGCCACCGGAGTCGAGATCGACGATTCGATCGTCCGCGCCCTCTTCGAACAGGCGGGCGTCATTCAGGTCGGGTCCATTTCACAATTGTTCGACTGCGCCTTGCTCTTCGGATACCAACCGTTGCCCGCCGGCCCCCGGCTTGCGGTCATCGGCAACTCGACCGCGCTCGGTGTCCTTGCTGCGGACGCGGCCCGCAGTGAAGGTCTGCAGGTCAGCGACCCGGTCGACCTCGGCGCCCAGGCGAGTCCGGAACTGTTCGCCACTGCCGTGCGCGACGCTTTGGCGTCGTTCGACGTCGATGCCGTCATTGCCGTCTTCGTTCCTCCGGTCGCCATTCCGGTCGAGCCGTTCGCGAAAGCACTCAAGGACGCCGTCGCAGGCTCGGACAAGCCGATTCTCACCACGTTCCTCGCAGCTGAGGGTGTGCCGGACGTCCTGGCGGTTCGTGACGAAGTCGGTAACCCGACCCGCGGTTCGGTGCCGTCCTACCCGGGGCCGGAGCGTGCCGCCCTGGCGTTGGCGAGGGCTTGGCGATATGCGGAGTGGCGCAGCAAGCCTGCGTCGAAGGTGGTTCGCCCCGTGGGTATCGACTCCGAGCGAGCCCAGAAGATGGTGGCAGATTGGCTTGAAAACTCTCCTGGCCGTTGGCTTTCAGATGTGGAAGCGGCGGCGCTGCTCGAGTGTTACGGGGTCGCCGTCGTCGAATTCCGTTCGGTCCTGAGCGAAGACGAAGCAGTAGAGGCAGCGGATGCTGTCGGCTACCCGGTCGCGGTCAAGGCAACCGGCGAAATGTGGCGACACCGACCGGATCTGGGCGGCGTCAGGCTGGATCTGAGTGGACCGGAATCGGTGCGCCTCGCTTACCGAGATCTTGCGGCCGCGTCGGGTGAACCGCTGCTGCACGTGCAGAAAATGGCAACCAAGGGCATCGGATGTGTGGTTGGTGTCCAAGACGACCCGTCGTTCGGTTCGCTGATCTCGTTCGGGCTTGCCGGTGTGATCTCCGATCTCCTCGGTGACCGTGCCTATCGCGTACTGCCTCTCACCGAGGACGCTGCTACGGAATTGATCGACGCGCCCAAGGCCGCGCCGCTTCTCTCCGGATACCGCAACGCCGTTCCGGTCAACAAGGGTGCGTTGGTTGATCTGGTTCAGCGCATCTCGGCGCTGGCCGACGACATTCCCGAAGTCCGCGAACTGGCCTGTGAGCCGGTACTCGCTTCGGCTACCGGCGCGGAGATCACCGATTCACGTGTCCGAATCGGACCTGAGCCGAGCGCAATCGACCTGGGGCCCAGGCGGCTGCGGTAG
- a CDS encoding sigma-70 family RNA polymerase sigma factor, which translates to MTSPSTTTRIRPSAADLDAQSPAADLVRVYLNGIGRTALLTAADEVELAKRIEAGLYASHVLATGKRLTVAKKRDLATIVREGQSARSHLLEANLRLVVSLAKRYTGRGMPLLDLIQEGNLGLIRAMEKFDYAKGFKFSTYATWWIRQAITRGMADQSRTIRLPVHLVEQVNKLARIKRELHQQLGREATDDELAEESGIPAHKIADLLDHSRDPVSLDMPVGNDEEAPLGDFIEDSEATSAENAVIAGLLHSDVRSVLGTLDEREQQVIRLRYGLDDGQPRTLDQIGKLFGLSRERVRQIEREVMGKLRVGDRAEKLRSYAS; encoded by the coding sequence ATGACAAGCCCCAGCACCACTACTCGCATTCGTCCGAGCGCCGCAGATCTGGACGCCCAGAGCCCGGCCGCAGACCTGGTCCGCGTCTACCTGAACGGGATCGGTCGTACTGCACTGCTGACAGCAGCAGACGAGGTCGAACTGGCGAAGCGAATCGAAGCGGGGCTGTACGCCAGCCACGTCCTTGCCACGGGAAAGCGCCTGACAGTCGCCAAGAAGAGGGATCTCGCAACGATCGTTCGCGAGGGACAGTCGGCACGTAGCCACCTCCTGGAAGCGAACCTGCGACTCGTCGTGTCGCTGGCCAAGCGCTACACCGGCCGCGGCATGCCGCTCCTCGATCTGATTCAAGAAGGCAACCTCGGACTCATCCGTGCGATGGAGAAGTTCGACTACGCCAAGGGCTTCAAGTTCTCGACGTACGCCACCTGGTGGATCCGTCAGGCAATCACCCGCGGAATGGCTGATCAGAGCCGCACCATCCGGCTCCCAGTCCACCTCGTGGAGCAGGTCAACAAGCTCGCCCGCATCAAGCGCGAACTGCACCAGCAGCTCGGGCGAGAAGCCACGGACGACGAGTTGGCCGAAGAGTCGGGCATCCCGGCGCACAAGATTGCCGACCTGCTCGACCACAGCCGCGACCCGGTAAGCCTGGACATGCCTGTGGGCAACGACGAAGAAGCGCCCTTGGGCGATTTCATCGAAGATTCCGAGGCGACCTCGGCCGAGAACGCCGTCATCGCCGGTCTACTTCACAGCGATGTGCGCAGCGTGCTCGGGACGCTCGACGAGCGGGAGCAGCAGGTCATCCGACTTCGCTACGGTCTCGACGACGGCCAGCCCCGCACCCTCGATCAGATCGGCAAGCTCTTCGGCCTCTCGCGTGAGCGGGTTCGTCAGATCGAGCGTGAGGTCATGGGCAAGCTCCGCGTCGGCGATCGCGCCGAGAAATTGCGGTCCTACGCGAGCTGA
- a CDS encoding DUF7059 domain-containing protein, protein MRSETLLSITPALREALLRNRFDTGTMLEALGPEVHAALGRSEPVPVRRATRELGDLGVLIRLFLLADDCPAGDVAAALAPLTIAQCVDAGLLEGENFDSENPLVRAAVDLRPIDVGDGDRWVISDLDGGIRPKKATADHVLGVGHASLSLLQATPTARVGSVLDLGTGCGIQALHANTYADSVTATDINQRAVDLTAATMALNGLDVELLQGSWFEPVEGRTFDQVVANPPFVVGEARVHHTYRDSGLDLDGASELMISQSIDYLNPGGTAALLASWVHVEGQDWRSRIASWLPAHGVDAWVVQRDVADPALYVGTWLKDGGQDPRDPETASRANAWLDHLEESDVEGVGFGFVFLRRTDSPTDLMAEDLMHGFSDPLGAEALAYFDRLAWLREHDVLEERFVLDPDTALERVYLPGDEGWQQVVTRVHRGNGPHWQHEIDELGAALLAGLRADGLVVDELIELLAAANGEDPDQLREAVVTMMVSLVRHGLVLPVTN, encoded by the coding sequence GTGAGAAGCGAAACGCTCCTGTCCATCACCCCTGCGCTGCGTGAGGCTCTGCTTCGCAATCGATTCGACACCGGAACCATGCTCGAGGCGTTGGGTCCCGAAGTTCACGCTGCTCTCGGTCGAAGTGAGCCGGTGCCCGTGCGCCGCGCCACCCGAGAACTCGGGGACCTGGGCGTTCTCATCAGACTGTTCCTTCTCGCCGATGACTGCCCGGCGGGCGACGTCGCCGCGGCGCTGGCTCCGCTGACAATCGCGCAGTGCGTCGACGCCGGTCTGCTCGAAGGTGAGAACTTCGACAGTGAGAATCCGCTCGTGCGGGCCGCGGTGGATCTTCGCCCCATCGACGTCGGCGACGGCGATCGTTGGGTGATCTCGGATCTCGACGGCGGAATCCGTCCCAAGAAGGCCACGGCCGATCATGTGCTGGGCGTCGGGCATGCGTCACTGTCCTTGCTGCAGGCCACGCCCACCGCGAGGGTCGGCAGCGTGCTCGACCTCGGTACCGGATGCGGCATCCAAGCCCTGCACGCGAACACGTACGCCGATTCGGTCACCGCAACCGACATCAATCAACGTGCTGTCGACCTCACGGCAGCAACCATGGCCCTCAACGGACTGGACGTCGAACTCCTTCAAGGGTCCTGGTTCGAACCCGTCGAGGGTCGAACCTTCGACCAGGTGGTCGCCAATCCGCCGTTTGTCGTCGGCGAGGCACGCGTCCATCACACGTACCGCGATTCCGGCCTCGATCTCGACGGTGCGAGCGAATTGATGATCTCGCAATCGATCGACTACCTGAACCCCGGCGGCACGGCAGCTCTGTTGGCGTCCTGGGTGCACGTCGAAGGGCAGGACTGGCGGTCGCGGATCGCGTCGTGGCTGCCGGCCCACGGCGTCGATGCCTGGGTGGTCCAGCGCGATGTCGCGGATCCGGCTCTGTACGTCGGTACGTGGCTCAAGGACGGCGGGCAGGATCCGCGAGATCCGGAAACGGCATCGAGAGCAAACGCCTGGCTGGATCACCTCGAAGAATCCGACGTCGAGGGCGTCGGCTTCGGTTTCGTGTTCCTTCGCCGCACCGACTCCCCCACCGACCTGATGGCCGAGGACCTCATGCACGGCTTCTCGGACCCGCTCGGGGCCGAGGCGCTCGCTTACTTCGACCGTCTTGCCTGGTTGCGTGAACACGACGTCCTCGAGGAACGCTTCGTCCTCGATCCGGACACGGCTCTCGAACGCGTCTACCTCCCCGGTGACGAGGGATGGCAACAAGTGGTCACGCGTGTGCACCGCGGCAACGGACCGCACTGGCAGCACGAGATCGACGAGCTCGGTGCTGCGCTGTTGGCCGGACTCCGAGCTGATGGACTGGTGGTCGACGAATTGATCGAACTTCTTGCCGCGGCGAACGGCGAAGACCCGGACCAGCTACGTGAGGCCGTCGTCACAATGATGGTCTCGCTGGTTCGGCACGGGTTGGTGCTTCCCGTCACGAACTGA
- a CDS encoding DUF3099 domain-containing protein has translation MARNGAFGRSDEAGTPDNPVLITEAQQSVEEQHKARVRKYMIIMSFRFPALILAAIAYGIWANAWISMLIIGASIPLPWIAVLIANDRPPRTKDEPSRYDGRKKTAGEIESATHHTIEG, from the coding sequence ATGGCACGAAATGGCGCGTTCGGCAGGTCCGACGAGGCCGGGACTCCCGACAATCCCGTACTGATCACCGAAGCGCAGCAGTCCGTCGAAGAACAGCACAAAGCCCGAGTGCGCAAGTACATGATCATCATGTCCTTCCGGTTCCCGGCGTTGATCCTCGCGGCGATCGCGTACGGCATCTGGGCCAACGCCTGGATCTCGATGCTCATCATCGGTGCATCCATTCCGCTTCCCTGGATCGCCGTCCTGATCGCCAACGACCGACCACCGCGCACCAAGGACGAACCGAGTCGATACGACGGACGAAAGAAGACCGCAGGCGAGATCGAATCCGCGACGCACCACACCATCGAAGGCTGA
- a CDS encoding DUF3039 domain-containing protein, with protein sequence MSTQTKERPDVSTDETTDDDTPKFFHYVKKNKIAESAVMGTHVVALCGEVFPVTKSAKPGSPVCPDCKKIYEGLRKGD encoded by the coding sequence GTGAGCACTCAAACCAAGGAACGTCCCGACGTCTCCACCGACGAAACGACCGACGACGACACCCCGAAGTTCTTCCACTACGTGAAGAAGAACAAGATCGCCGAGAGCGCCGTCATGGGAACCCATGTCGTCGCGCTGTGCGGTGAGGTGTTTCCCGTGACGAAGTCCGCCAAGCCGGGATCACCGGTGTGCCCGGACTGCAAGAAGATTTACGAAGGACTCCGTAAGGGCGACTGA
- a CDS encoding YihY/virulence factor BrkB family protein, with amino-acid sequence MSEARGEKSSGSDLHHRRWHPLRRTGQLIGRTLSKAWDDSIFGKAATAAFWQTLSLAPLLLGLLGMIGYIGGWFGPNTVEIIESKIVTFSGTIFSESVVDQIIRPTVTDVLQRGRPEIISVGFLLSLWAGSSAISTFVDSIVEAHGQQDARNPIWQRIFALLLYVMFLVMAVFILPLVALGPTLVGRALPASWYVVGSNLVDTFYYPAVGLLVIIGLTTLYKVALPKSLPWHRLLAGALVAGVFFMAASTGLRWYLGFVTSTGYTYGALATPIAFLLFTFFLGFAVVLGAEFNATVQEFWPARATRMEQMREWLAAQNTDEKTGPVTNLTWHLATSPIRISGDKADPATVPSYGRPRSRQTESRQSESRQNSCVDQDPCDEPHADAKSPAADCVEAVDPPSSGSTPARLTRGQSPLRSPS; translated from the coding sequence ATGAGTGAAGCGCGAGGCGAGAAGTCGAGCGGAAGTGATCTGCACCACCGCAGATGGCATCCGCTACGCCGCACCGGGCAGTTGATCGGTCGAACCCTGAGCAAGGCCTGGGACGATTCCATCTTCGGAAAGGCGGCTACGGCCGCGTTCTGGCAAACGCTGTCGCTTGCTCCCCTGCTGCTCGGCCTTCTGGGAATGATCGGCTACATCGGTGGGTGGTTCGGACCCAACACCGTCGAGATCATCGAATCCAAGATCGTCACGTTCAGCGGAACGATCTTCAGCGAAAGCGTCGTCGACCAGATCATCCGCCCGACGGTGACGGACGTCCTTCAACGCGGACGACCGGAGATCATCTCGGTGGGCTTCCTGCTCTCCCTGTGGGCGGGATCATCGGCGATCAGTACGTTCGTCGACTCGATCGTGGAAGCACACGGTCAGCAGGATGCGCGCAATCCCATCTGGCAGCGCATCTTCGCCCTGCTTCTCTACGTGATGTTCCTGGTGATGGCGGTGTTCATCCTGCCACTGGTAGCTCTGGGGCCGACGCTCGTCGGGCGAGCACTGCCGGCCTCCTGGTACGTGGTCGGATCGAATCTGGTCGACACGTTCTACTACCCTGCTGTCGGTCTGCTGGTGATCATCGGCCTCACGACGCTCTACAAGGTCGCTCTGCCGAAGTCGCTGCCGTGGCATCGGCTGCTCGCGGGCGCCCTGGTCGCTGGTGTGTTCTTCATGGCCGCCAGCACCGGATTGCGTTGGTACCTGGGATTCGTCACCAGCACCGGCTACACGTACGGCGCGTTGGCAACGCCGATCGCGTTTCTGCTCTTCACGTTCTTCCTCGGTTTTGCCGTCGTGCTCGGCGCCGAGTTCAACGCGACGGTTCAGGAGTTCTGGCCCGCTCGTGCCACTCGGATGGAGCAGATGCGAGAGTGGCTTGCGGCTCAGAACACCGACGAAAAGACCGGTCCGGTCACCAATCTGACCTGGCACCTGGCCACCAGCCCTATCCGCATCTCGGGCGACAAAGCGGACCCGGCCACGGTCCCCTCGTACGGGCGGCCCCGCAGCAGACAAACCGAGAGCAGACAATCGGAGTCGCGCCAGAACTCGTGCGTCGACCAAGATCCCTGCGATGAACCGCACGCAGACGCGAAGAGCCCGGCGGCCGACTGCGTCGAGGCTGTCGATCCGCCGAGCTCCGGAAGTACTCCCGCTCGCCTGACCCGAGGTCAGTCGCCCTTACGGAGTCCTTCGTAA
- a CDS encoding DEAD/DEAH box helicase produces MTSETVAAEFGNSPEPAGAQSAGTQPGAPTGSLRAWQRRALTKYLSSSPRDFLAVATPGAGKTTFALRVASELLRDRTVDQITVVAPTEHLKHQWAESAQRSGLALDSRFSNSTGQTSSDYHGVVLTYAQVASHPSKHRVRTEGRKTLVILDEIHHGGDAKSWGDAIREAFGDATRRLALTGTPFRSDDSAIPFVEYEPDKEGLLRSKADHSYGYSDALKDGVVRPVVFLAYSGEARWRNNAGEEFTARLGEPLSAEQTTRAWRTALDPAGDWIPAVLQAADTRLAQLRSTGMPDAGGLVIATDQTVAREYAKALTAITGEQPAVVLSDDPTASKRIAEFGASDQKWMVAVRMVSEGVDVPRLAVGVYATSASTPLYFAQAIGRFVRSRRKGETASVFLPSVPVLLDLAAQLEAQRDHVLGKPHREKDGLEDDLLADANKQKDELGEEEKAFTSLGADAELDQVIYDGSSFGTATFAGSDEEADYLGLPGLLDADQMRALLRQRQQTQVEANSAKAAAPQPTAAVVSDRAATADQLGALRKELNGLVAMNVHRTGKPHGIIHAELRRVCGGPPTAIATVDQLTERIAILRSW; encoded by the coding sequence ATGACGTCTGAGACCGTGGCAGCCGAGTTCGGCAATTCGCCCGAACCCGCCGGAGCTCAATCCGCGGGAACCCAACCTGGCGCCCCTACCGGTTCCCTTCGTGCATGGCAGCGCCGTGCACTGACCAAATACCTTTCCAGCAGTCCGCGTGACTTTCTGGCGGTCGCAACGCCGGGAGCAGGTAAGACCACCTTCGCTCTGCGGGTAGCTTCGGAATTGCTCCGTGACCGGACGGTCGACCAGATAACCGTCGTGGCGCCGACCGAGCACCTCAAACACCAGTGGGCGGAGTCCGCACAGCGCTCCGGCCTCGCATTGGACTCGCGGTTCTCCAACTCGACCGGCCAGACCTCGAGTGACTATCACGGCGTCGTGCTGACCTACGCCCAGGTTGCCTCGCACCCGTCGAAGCATCGTGTGCGGACCGAGGGCCGCAAGACGCTGGTCATCCTCGACGAGATCCACCACGGCGGCGACGCCAAGAGCTGGGGCGACGCCATTCGTGAAGCTTTCGGCGACGCGACCAGGCGTCTCGCACTGACCGGAACCCCGTTCCGCAGTGACGACAGTGCCATTCCTTTTGTCGAGTACGAGCCGGACAAGGAAGGTCTGCTCCGCTCGAAAGCCGACCACTCCTACGGATATTCGGATGCCCTCAAGGACGGCGTGGTTCGCCCCGTCGTGTTTCTCGCCTACTCGGGCGAGGCACGGTGGCGAAACAACGCCGGCGAGGAATTCACCGCTCGACTCGGCGAGCCGCTGAGCGCCGAGCAGACGACTCGGGCCTGGCGAACTGCCTTGGACCCTGCCGGCGACTGGATTCCTGCCGTGCTGCAAGCAGCAGACACCCGTTTGGCGCAGCTGCGCAGTACCGGTATGCCCGATGCCGGCGGACTTGTCATCGCGACGGACCAGACAGTGGCCCGCGAGTACGCGAAGGCCCTGACAGCGATCACCGGCGAACAGCCGGCTGTCGTGCTGTCCGATGACCCCACCGCGTCCAAGCGAATCGCCGAATTCGGTGCGAGCGACCAGAAATGGATGGTCGCGGTCCGCATGGTGTCCGAGGGTGTCGACGTTCCCCGTCTGGCGGTCGGTGTGTACGCGACCAGCGCGTCGACTCCGCTGTACTTCGCTCAGGCGATCGGGCGCTTCGTGCGCTCGCGTCGTAAGGGCGAAACTGCCAGCGTCTTCCTGCCGTCGGTGCCGGTGCTTCTCGACCTTGCCGCACAGCTCGAGGCCCAGCGTGATCACGTACTCGGCAAGCCGCATCGTGAGAAGGACGGCCTCGAAGACGACCTGCTCGCCGATGCGAACAAGCAGAAGGACGAGCTGGGCGAGGAGGAGAAGGCGTTCACGTCCCTGGGCGCCGATGCCGAACTCGACCAGGTGATCTACGACGGATCGTCCTTCGGTACCGCGACATTCGCCGGAAGTGACGAGGAAGCCGACTACCTCGGTCTGCCAGGTCTACTCGACGCCGATCAGATGCGGGCGTTGCTGCGTCAACGCCAGCAGACACAGGTCGAGGCCAACTCGGCCAAGGCTGCCGCCCCGCAACCCACGGCGGCAGTGGTATCCGATCGAGCGGCCACGGCAGATCAGCTCGGTGCGCTCCGCAAGGAGCTGAACGGGTTGGTGGCGATGAACGTCCACCGCACCGGTAAGCCGCACGGCATCATTCACGCAGAACTGCGCCGGGTGTGCGGCGGTCCGCCGACGGCCATCGCTACTGTCGATCAGCTGACCGAACGCATCGCGATTCTCCGCAGCTGGTAG
- a CDS encoding DUF7455 domain-containing protein, with protein MPGTLTSPQLTAADRCDRCGAGARVRAVLPTGGELLFCGHHATEHADRLREMNAVVSESEPAI; from the coding sequence ATGCCCGGAACACTGACCAGCCCACAGTTGACCGCTGCCGACCGGTGCGACCGGTGCGGTGCCGGAGCACGCGTACGCGCCGTGCTTCCCACCGGCGGCGAGCTTCTCTTCTGCGGACACCACGCAACCGAACACGCGGATCGACTTCGCGAGATGAATGCCGTCGTCTCCGAAAGCGAACCCGCAATCTGA